From Xenopus tropicalis strain Nigerian chromosome 3, UCB_Xtro_10.0, whole genome shotgun sequence, the proteins below share one genomic window:
- the kcna6 gene encoding potassium voltage-gated channel subfamily A member 2, with translation MTVVSGDNVDETLVSLSALGQEGYDPDRATQDCCERVVINISGLRFETQLRTLSQFPQTLLGDPRKRMRFFDPLRNEYFFDRNRPSFDAILYYYQSGGRLRRPVNVPVDIFLEEIKFYELGEEVIEIFRDDEGFIKEEERPLPENDFQRQVWLLFEYPESSGPARGIAIVSVLIILISIVIFCLETLPEFREEARQSGGQPAVNGTHTFTNSPFTDPFFLTETLCIIWFSFELLVRFFACPSKPAFFKNMMNVIDIVAIIPYFITLGTELAEQQGSNGQQAMSLAILRVIRLVRVFRIFKLSRHSKGLQILGKTLQASMRELGLLIFFLFIGVILFSSAVYFAETDDPESLFTSIPDAFWWAVVSMTTVGYGDMYPMTIGGKIVGSLCAIAGVLTIALPVPVIVSNFNYFYHRETDHEEQSQYTHVTCGQQPSSYGDLKKSESKQSFNRSDYMESEELDDMRYGHYTANQHYAEPKKLTDV, from the coding sequence ATGACTGTGGTTTCAGGGGATAACGTGGATGAGACGCTGGTGTCCCTGAGTGCTCTGGGGCAGGAGGGTTATGATCCAGACAGGGCCACCCAGGACTGCTGTGAGAGGGTGGTCATCAACATTTCCGGACTTCGGTTTGAGACCCAGCTGAGGACCctgtctcagttcccccaaacctTGCTTGGAGATCCCAGGAAAAGGATGCGCTTTTTTGACCCCCTAAGGAATGAGTACTTCTTTGATCGCAACCGTCCGTCTTTTGATGCCATATTGTACTATTACCAGTCTGGAGGAAGGCTGCGGAGACCTGTCAATGTCCCGGTTGACATCTTCTTAGAAGAGATCAAGTTCTATGAACTGGGAGAGGAAGTGATTGAAATATTTCGGGATGATGAAGGGTTTATCAAGGAGGAAGAGCGACCTTTGCCAGAGAATGACTTCCAGAGGCAGGTCTGGTTGCTGTTTGAATACCCTGAGAGTTCAGGACCTGCCAGGGGCATTGCCATTGTCTCTGTTCTAATCATTCTCATCTCCATAGTCATCTTCTGCTTGGAAACTCTCCCTGAATTTAGGGAGGAAGCCAGGCAGTCTGGTGGTCAACCTGCAGTCAATGGCACTCACACATTCACCAACAGCCCCTTCACTGACCCTTTTTTTCTCACTGAGACACTGTGCATCATCTGGTTCTCCTTTGAGCTTCTTGTGAGGTTTTTTGCTTGTCCTAGCAAGCCAGCTTTCTTCAAGAATATGATGAATGTTATTGACATTGTGGCCATCATCCCATATTTCATCACCCTGGGCACTGAACTGGCTGAGCAACAAGGCAGCAATGGGCAGCAGGCAATGTCCTTGGCTATTTTGAGGGTCATCCGCCTGGTACGAGTCTTCAGGATATTTAAACTATCCAGGCATTCCAAAGGACTCCAGATTCTAGGAAAGACCCTTCAGGCCAGTATGAGGGAATTGGGACTTCTCATATTCTTCCTCTTTATTGGTGTCATTTTGTTCTCCAGTGCAGTTTATTTTGCAGAGACGGATGACCCTGAATCGTTGTTCACAAGCATACCCGATGCCTTCTGGTGGGCTGTCGTGTCCATGACCACTGTTGGCTATGGAGATATGTACCCTATGACCATTGGTGGAAAGATAGTGGGATCTCTATGTGCTATAGCTGGGGTATTGACCATTGCCCTACCAGTTCCTGTTATAGTATCAAATTTTAACTATTTCTACCATAGGGAGACTGACCACGAGGAGCAGTCCCAATACACCCATGTGACATGTGGCCAACAACCATCCTCCTATGGAGATCTAAAAAAGAGTGAGAGCAAGCAGTCATTTAACAGATCAGACTACATGGAATCAGAAGAATTAGATGACATGAGATATGGCCATTACACTGCAAACCAACACTATGCAGAACCTAAAAAGCTGACAGATGTATGA